One genomic region from Anas acuta unplaced genomic scaffold, bAnaAcu1.1 SCAFFOLD_340, whole genome shotgun sequence encodes:
- the LOC137848934 gene encoding non-structural maintenance of chromosomes element 3 homolog isoform X1: protein MRSEEAAPCEGSGSREMSQRKRSKGAAFSQGDEDDDDDFSPSQTQTHSQVQRNLERRSRDEVNRKVSELVQFLLVKDQKKIPIKRVDILKKVIREYKDVYSEIVNQAGRILQQVFGLQLVEIDTKHHIYILTSNLPRVEGENLKRDNQTAKLGLLTIILSFIFMKGNSAKDSAVWEFLRRLRVHPGEKHEVFGDVKKLVTEEFVRQKYLEITPIPLTDPPEFCFQWGPRAAKETSKKDMLNFVAKIQQKEPSFWTSQYNEAEANP, encoded by the exons ATGCGCAGCGAGGAGGCGGCCCCCTGTGAGGGGAGCGG CAGCCGGGAGATGTCGCAGAGGAAGCGCAGCAAAGGGGCGGCCTTCAGCCAG GGGGACGAGGATGACGACGACGATTTTAGCCCGAGCCAGACGCAGACGCACAGCCAGGTGCAGAGGAACCTGGAGAGGCGCTCCCGGGATGAAGTCAACAGGAAG GTGAGTGAGCTGGTTCAGTTCCTGCTAGTGAAGGACCAGAAGAAGATCCCCATCAAGAGAGTCG ACATCCTGAAAAAAGTCATCAGGGAATACAAAGACGTCTACTCCGAGATTGTCAACCAGGCAGGCAGGATCCTGCAGCAG GTGTTTGGGCTGCAGCTGGTGGAGATTGACACCAAACACCACATCTACATCCTGACCAGCAACCTGCCACGGGTCGAGGGGGAGAACCTGAAGCG GGACAACCAGACAGCCAAGCTGGGCCTCCTCACCATCATCCTGAGCTTCATCTTCATGAAGGGCAACTCAGCCAAAGACA GTGCTGTATGGGAATTTCTCCGCCGGCTCCGGGTGCACCCAGG GGAGAAGCACGAGGTGTTCGGGGACGTCAAGAAGCTGGTGACGGAGGAGTTTGTGAGGCAGAA gtaCCTGGAGATCACCCCCATCCCCCTGACGGACCCCCCCGAGTTCTGTTTCCAGTGGGGGCCACGGGCTGCCAAGGAGACCTCCAAGAAGGACATGCTGAATTTTGTGgcaaag ATCCAACAAAAGGAACCCAGCTTCTGGACGAGTCAATACAACGAGGCCGAAGCCAACCCCTGA
- the PFKFB1 gene encoding 6-phosphofructo-2-kinase/fructose-2,6-bisphosphatase 1 isoform X1 — MAVAPAGQLTQNPLQKVWVPLSSHRLRRRGSTVPQFTNCPTMVILVGLPARGKTYISRKLTRYLNWIGMPTRVFNVGQYRREAVQSYKSYEFFRHDNEEAMHIRRQCALAALQDVRTYLSSEEGQVAVFDATNTTRERRALILQFARENGYKVLFVESICDDPAIIEENIKQVKLSSPDYKGCAPEEVVADFLQRIECYKATYEPLDEQLDSGLSYIKIFDVGVRYLANRVQGHVQSRTVYYLMNTHVTPRAIYLSRHGESQLNLRGRIGGDAGLSPRGRQYAQALAEFIRSQSIRELKVWTSHMKRTIETAEALGVPYEQWKALNEIDAGVCEEMTYEEIQERYPEEFALRDQDKYRYRYPKGESYEDLVQRLEPVIMELERQENVLVICHQAVMRCLLAYFLDKSAEELPYLRCPLHTVLKLTPVAYGCEVESIFLNVEAVNTHREKPQNVDVSRPPAEALITVPEHY, encoded by the exons ATGGCGGTGGCACCGGCGGGCCAGCTGACGCAGAACCCCCTGCAGAAAGTTTGGGTCCCCCTCAGCTCCCACCGCTTGCGGCGGCGGGGGT CCACCGTACCCCAATTCACCAACTGCCCCACCATGGTGATCCTGGTGGGGCTGCCGGCTCGGGGCAAGACCTACATCTCCCGCAAGCTCACCCGCTACCTCAACTGGATCGGGATGCCGACACGGG TGTTTAACGTGGGGCAGTACCGGCGCGAGGCGGTGCAGAGCTACAAGAGCTACGAGTTCTTCCGCCACGACAACGAGGAGGCCATGCACATCCGCAG GCAGTGCGCGCTGGCTGCCCTCCAGGATGTCCGCACCTACCTGAGCTCTGAAGAGGGGCAAGTGGCA GTTTTTGATGCCACCAACACCACGCGAGAGCGCCGAGCCCTCATCCTGCAGTTCGCAAGAGAGAACGGCTACAAG gTCCTGTTCGTCGAGTCCATTTGCGACGACCCTGCCATCATCGAGGAGAACATCAAG CAAGTGAAGCTGAGCAGCCCCGACTACAAGGGCTGCGCCCCCGAGGAGGTGGTGGCCGATTTCCTGCAGCGCATCGAGTGCTACAAAGCCACCTACGAGCCGCTGGACGAGCAGCTGGACAG CGGGTTGTCTTACATCAAGATCTTCGACGTGGGCGTGCGGTACCTGGCGAACCGGGTGCAGGGCCACGTGCAGAGCCGCACGGTGTACTACCTGATGAACACGCACGTCACGCCGCGCGCCATCTACCTGAGCCGCCACGGCGAGAGCCAGCTCAACCTGCGGGGACGCATCGGCGGCGACGCCGGGCTCTCCCCACGAGGGCGCCAG TACGCCCAGGCCCTGGCCGAATTCATCCGGAGCCAAAGCATCCGGGAGCTGAAGGTGTGGACCAGCCACATGAAGCGCACCATCGAGACGGCCGAGGCGCTGGGGGTGCCCTACGAGCAGTGGAAGGCGCTCAACGAGATCGACGCG GGGGTCTGCGAGGAGATGACCTACGAGGAGATCCAGGAGCGCTACCCCGAGGAGTTCGCCCTACGCGACCAGGACAAATACCGCTACCGCTACCCCAAGGGCGAG TCCTACGAGGACCTGGTGCAGCGCCTGGAGCCGGTCATCATGGAGCTGGAGCGGCAGGAGAACGTGCTGGTCATCTGCCACCAAGCCGTCATGCGCTGCCTGCTGGCCTATTTCCTGGACAAAAGCGCCG aGGAGCTGCCCTACCTCCGCTGCCCCCTGCACACCGTGCTCAAGCTGACCCCGGTGGCTTATG GGTGCGAAGTGGAATCCATCTTCCTCAACGTGGAGGCGGTCAACACCCACCGCGAGAAGCCCCAG AACGTCGACGTCAGCCGCCCCCCAGCCGAAGCCCTGATCACCGTCCCCGAGCACTACTGA
- the PFKFB1 gene encoding 6-phosphofructo-2-kinase/fructose-2,6-bisphosphatase 1 isoform X2, producing the protein MEEKSAKIPATVPQFTNCPTMVILVGLPARGKTYISRKLTRYLNWIGMPTRVFNVGQYRREAVQSYKSYEFFRHDNEEAMHIRRQCALAALQDVRTYLSSEEGQVAVFDATNTTRERRALILQFARENGYKVLFVESICDDPAIIEENIKQVKLSSPDYKGCAPEEVVADFLQRIECYKATYEPLDEQLDSGLSYIKIFDVGVRYLANRVQGHVQSRTVYYLMNTHVTPRAIYLSRHGESQLNLRGRIGGDAGLSPRGRQYAQALAEFIRSQSIRELKVWTSHMKRTIETAEALGVPYEQWKALNEIDAGVCEEMTYEEIQERYPEEFALRDQDKYRYRYPKGESYEDLVQRLEPVIMELERQENVLVICHQAVMRCLLAYFLDKSAEELPYLRCPLHTVLKLTPVAYGCEVESIFLNVEAVNTHREKPQNVDVSRPPAEALITVPEHY; encoded by the exons ATGGAGGAGAAATCGGCCAAAATCCCAG CCACCGTACCCCAATTCACCAACTGCCCCACCATGGTGATCCTGGTGGGGCTGCCGGCTCGGGGCAAGACCTACATCTCCCGCAAGCTCACCCGCTACCTCAACTGGATCGGGATGCCGACACGGG TGTTTAACGTGGGGCAGTACCGGCGCGAGGCGGTGCAGAGCTACAAGAGCTACGAGTTCTTCCGCCACGACAACGAGGAGGCCATGCACATCCGCAG GCAGTGCGCGCTGGCTGCCCTCCAGGATGTCCGCACCTACCTGAGCTCTGAAGAGGGGCAAGTGGCA GTTTTTGATGCCACCAACACCACGCGAGAGCGCCGAGCCCTCATCCTGCAGTTCGCAAGAGAGAACGGCTACAAG gTCCTGTTCGTCGAGTCCATTTGCGACGACCCTGCCATCATCGAGGAGAACATCAAG CAAGTGAAGCTGAGCAGCCCCGACTACAAGGGCTGCGCCCCCGAGGAGGTGGTGGCCGATTTCCTGCAGCGCATCGAGTGCTACAAAGCCACCTACGAGCCGCTGGACGAGCAGCTGGACAG CGGGTTGTCTTACATCAAGATCTTCGACGTGGGCGTGCGGTACCTGGCGAACCGGGTGCAGGGCCACGTGCAGAGCCGCACGGTGTACTACCTGATGAACACGCACGTCACGCCGCGCGCCATCTACCTGAGCCGCCACGGCGAGAGCCAGCTCAACCTGCGGGGACGCATCGGCGGCGACGCCGGGCTCTCCCCACGAGGGCGCCAG TACGCCCAGGCCCTGGCCGAATTCATCCGGAGCCAAAGCATCCGGGAGCTGAAGGTGTGGACCAGCCACATGAAGCGCACCATCGAGACGGCCGAGGCGCTGGGGGTGCCCTACGAGCAGTGGAAGGCGCTCAACGAGATCGACGCG GGGGTCTGCGAGGAGATGACCTACGAGGAGATCCAGGAGCGCTACCCCGAGGAGTTCGCCCTACGCGACCAGGACAAATACCGCTACCGCTACCCCAAGGGCGAG TCCTACGAGGACCTGGTGCAGCGCCTGGAGCCGGTCATCATGGAGCTGGAGCGGCAGGAGAACGTGCTGGTCATCTGCCACCAAGCCGTCATGCGCTGCCTGCTGGCCTATTTCCTGGACAAAAGCGCCG aGGAGCTGCCCTACCTCCGCTGCCCCCTGCACACCGTGCTCAAGCTGACCCCGGTGGCTTATG GGTGCGAAGTGGAATCCATCTTCCTCAACGTGGAGGCGGTCAACACCCACCGCGAGAAGCCCCAG AACGTCGACGTCAGCCGCCCCCCAGCCGAAGCCCTGATCACCGTCCCCGAGCACTACTGA
- the LOC137848934 gene encoding non-structural maintenance of chromosomes element 3 homolog isoform X2: MRSEEAAPCEGSGREMSQRKRSKGAAFSQGDEDDDDDFSPSQTQTHSQVQRNLERRSRDEVNRKVSELVQFLLVKDQKKIPIKRVDILKKVIREYKDVYSEIVNQAGRILQQVFGLQLVEIDTKHHIYILTSNLPRVEGENLKRDNQTAKLGLLTIILSFIFMKGNSAKDSAVWEFLRRLRVHPGEKHEVFGDVKKLVTEEFVRQKYLEITPIPLTDPPEFCFQWGPRAAKETSKKDMLNFVAKIQQKEPSFWTSQYNEAEANP, from the exons ATGCGCAGCGAGGAGGCGGCCCCCTGTGAGGGGAGCGG CCGGGAGATGTCGCAGAGGAAGCGCAGCAAAGGGGCGGCCTTCAGCCAG GGGGACGAGGATGACGACGACGATTTTAGCCCGAGCCAGACGCAGACGCACAGCCAGGTGCAGAGGAACCTGGAGAGGCGCTCCCGGGATGAAGTCAACAGGAAG GTGAGTGAGCTGGTTCAGTTCCTGCTAGTGAAGGACCAGAAGAAGATCCCCATCAAGAGAGTCG ACATCCTGAAAAAAGTCATCAGGGAATACAAAGACGTCTACTCCGAGATTGTCAACCAGGCAGGCAGGATCCTGCAGCAG GTGTTTGGGCTGCAGCTGGTGGAGATTGACACCAAACACCACATCTACATCCTGACCAGCAACCTGCCACGGGTCGAGGGGGAGAACCTGAAGCG GGACAACCAGACAGCCAAGCTGGGCCTCCTCACCATCATCCTGAGCTTCATCTTCATGAAGGGCAACTCAGCCAAAGACA GTGCTGTATGGGAATTTCTCCGCCGGCTCCGGGTGCACCCAGG GGAGAAGCACGAGGTGTTCGGGGACGTCAAGAAGCTGGTGACGGAGGAGTTTGTGAGGCAGAA gtaCCTGGAGATCACCCCCATCCCCCTGACGGACCCCCCCGAGTTCTGTTTCCAGTGGGGGCCACGGGCTGCCAAGGAGACCTCCAAGAAGGACATGCTGAATTTTGTGgcaaag ATCCAACAAAAGGAACCCAGCTTCTGGACGAGTCAATACAACGAGGCCGAAGCCAACCCCTGA